A single Euzebya rosea DNA region contains:
- a CDS encoding putative bifunctional diguanylate cyclase/phosphodiesterase, with translation MRSRSPAMARRPARSSLARTWDRWRLTPVWTACFATVVAVALRGGLAPPAAASLVLAVGLLTWRAARVTHEHRTLVDAVDSDRRRLQTLLGDVADQVVICNDHGLVTEVVGAVAGMPVGTSEMAGTRLLDLVHESDRASALAAMEGALAHPGSSTPWEGRVRLPDGRTAWINAAVVDRRGDPDVHGMVVTFRDVTDRRKAEQELERLALFDPLTGLPSRATLVTDLRTALRHASPTHPISVLYCDLDRLKVVNDSLGHHTGDLLIAAVAKRWVDALPSHTTLSRFGGDEFVVLAPYVEEGPGPAVVADAMVAALNQSIVVAGYELTVTASIGIATVVDSGKAAEDVLRDADAALYEAKTGGRNRVVLFDDEMGDAAVERLLLESDLRSALRSGLIEVHLQPIMDLATNRPSSFEALLRWEHPVRGWVRPDRIVHVAEETGLIVELGNVVLELSCQAIAWMRDLLGTPVKVAVNTSPLQLARAEFMSTVDQVLRRYDLPASALVIEVTEGILLDPAGQGRATLQALHHRGIGISLDDFGTGYSSLSYLGTFPLDQLKLDRTITTGATETPTGLAVLRGVLHMTEQLGLPVVAEGLETDEQIAQLTELGATHGQGWGFAPAMPVAEAIKWARGWVTERAQEPDEGGAASSSPPGLSDDRP, from the coding sequence ATGCGTTCTCGTTCCCCTGCGATGGCTCGTCGTCCGGCGCGTTCGTCGTTGGCGCGGACGTGGGACCGCTGGCGCCTGACCCCGGTCTGGACAGCCTGCTTCGCCACGGTCGTCGCGGTTGCCCTGCGCGGCGGGCTGGCCCCACCGGCAGCCGCTTCCCTGGTGCTCGCCGTCGGCCTGCTGACATGGCGTGCCGCCCGCGTGACCCACGAGCACAGGACGCTCGTCGACGCCGTCGACAGCGACCGCCGCCGCCTGCAGACCCTCCTCGGGGACGTCGCCGACCAGGTCGTGATCTGCAACGACCACGGCCTGGTGACCGAGGTGGTCGGGGCGGTGGCCGGGATGCCGGTTGGGACCTCCGAGATGGCCGGGACCCGCCTGCTGGACCTGGTGCACGAGAGCGATCGAGCCAGCGCCCTGGCCGCGATGGAGGGCGCGCTCGCACACCCGGGCAGTTCGACGCCGTGGGAGGGCAGGGTGCGACTGCCGGACGGCCGGACGGCCTGGATCAACGCAGCCGTCGTCGACCGACGCGGTGACCCCGATGTGCACGGCATGGTCGTGACCTTCCGGGACGTCACCGATCGACGCAAGGCCGAGCAGGAGCTCGAGCGGCTGGCCCTGTTCGATCCGCTCACCGGCCTGCCGAGCCGTGCGACGCTGGTGACCGACCTGCGGACCGCGCTGCGCCATGCCTCCCCCACACATCCGATCTCGGTCCTCTACTGCGACCTCGACCGCCTCAAGGTCGTCAACGACAGCCTCGGCCACCACACCGGAGACCTGCTGATCGCGGCCGTCGCCAAGCGCTGGGTCGATGCGCTGCCGAGCCACACGACACTCAGCCGGTTCGGCGGTGACGAGTTCGTGGTCCTCGCTCCCTACGTCGAGGAGGGCCCCGGACCGGCCGTGGTCGCCGACGCCATGGTTGCCGCGCTCAACCAGTCGATCGTCGTGGCCGGCTACGAGCTGACCGTCACGGCCAGCATCGGCATCGCGACCGTGGTCGACAGCGGCAAGGCGGCCGAGGACGTGCTGCGCGACGCCGATGCGGCGCTGTACGAGGCGAAGACCGGCGGACGGAACCGCGTCGTCCTCTTCGACGACGAGATGGGTGATGCCGCCGTCGAACGCCTGCTGCTGGAGAGCGACCTGCGCAGCGCTCTCCGTTCGGGGCTGATCGAGGTCCACCTCCAGCCGATCATGGACCTCGCGACCAACCGGCCGTCGTCGTTCGAGGCGTTGCTGCGCTGGGAACACCCCGTTCGCGGATGGGTCCGTCCCGACCGGATCGTGCATGTCGCCGAGGAGACGGGGCTCATCGTGGAGCTCGGCAACGTGGTGCTCGAGCTGTCGTGCCAGGCGATCGCCTGGATGCGGGACCTGCTCGGCACACCGGTGAAGGTGGCCGTCAACACCTCCCCGCTGCAGCTCGCCCGGGCAGAGTTCATGAGCACGGTGGACCAGGTCCTCCGCCGCTACGACCTGCCGGCCAGCGCCCTCGTGATCGAGGTCACCGAGGGCATCCTGCTCGACCCCGCGGGACAGGGCCGCGCGACCCTCCAGGCCCTCCACCACCGCGGCATCGGCATCAGCCTGGACGACTTCGGGACCGGTTACTCCTCCTTGAGCTACCTGGGCACCTTCCCGCTGGACCAGCTCAAGCTCGACCGAACCATCACCACCGGCGCCACGGAGACACCCACCGGCCTCGCGGTGCTGCGTGGTGTGCTGCACATGACCGAGCAGCTCGGCCTGCCGGTGGTCGCCGAGGGACTGGAGACCGACGAGCAGATCGCCCAGCTGACCGAGCTCGGGGCCACACATGGCCAGGGCTGGGGGTTCGCCCCGGCCATGCCCGTGGCGGAGGCCATCAAATGGGCCCGTGGCTGGGTCACCGAGAGGGCGCAGGAGCCCGACGAGGGAGGAGCAGCGTCCTCCAGTCCGCCCGGGCTCAGCGACGATCGGCCATGA
- a CDS encoding putative bifunctional diguanylate cyclase/phosphodiesterase produces the protein MTYQRRWGERGPGTTEESEERSRNGQRWLWVLGVVVLVAAFVLRAFASAGVVRGSYAAMILLLGVLCITAAVVCVRRRIDDARAWGAYGVGLGLSLLAGGSDTLLLGDTRAGYLVVLLAGVPLVAWAVPSLLGLRHARREDLLDSALVAVSATFWAWEMRFQPPPGETFELPSLVPLGFVCFVFAVATLALLTGRGGHINRVRWMMALGFSLEAVAIIVSPDSLTGGAYADDAAGTGLMLAGGIALVGVVWVAASGYRPAVDREPMTLRWWAPMAATISSYVVHTVVRRFRPEAGLDIVEVALVFVAGLTLMTRIVGMVRHERSLNMRLGMDRERLRTLLHDVQDQILIVDREFVVTRHVGRAEDDGPSAIVGTCLLDTVHPDEVARMHEGMARAARQPGVSETQELRLRFGDVVRWIEGTMVDRFDDPTVGGLVVTFRDITDRRLAQEDLRRRAMYDQLTGLASRETLRSIAAEQLETASETCPVSLLYCDLDRLKLVNDSLGHHVGDEVIAAVADRWTALLPPRATLSRFGGDEFVVCYPHERGRLDAMEFAETLLRDLRLPLQIADHEMTVGASIGVTTLTVAGATVDEALRDADAAMYEAKAAGRNQIKEFDPAMRRRVLERLHLEQELRTALRTGGVEVHLQPIVELATGIPESFEALVRWRTEERGSVPAPTIISLAEETGLIIPLGELVLDLACEAIARIRRMTGESIRVAVNTSALQLLRPDFGDTVRATLDRHGLPADALVLEVTESILLDEEGLARGTLRDLHMQGVSISLDDFGTGYSSLSYLGTFPLDQLKLDRTLVTGTAATVTGAAVLAGIIQITENLGLPVVAEGLENLADVRRLSRLGATLGQGWHYARAMDPDEALAWALTRCADGTPAAPRLTVSPELRS, from the coding sequence ATGACGTACCAACGTCGCTGGGGCGAACGGGGCCCGGGGACAACAGAAGAGTCCGAGGAACGCTCGAGGAACGGCCAGCGCTGGCTGTGGGTCCTCGGCGTGGTCGTGCTCGTCGCCGCCTTCGTCCTGCGGGCCTTCGCGTCCGCGGGCGTCGTGCGCGGCAGCTACGCCGCCATGATCCTCCTGCTCGGCGTGCTCTGCATCACGGCCGCGGTCGTCTGCGTCAGGCGGAGGATCGACGACGCTCGGGCGTGGGGTGCCTACGGGGTCGGACTCGGCCTGTCGTTGCTGGCCGGTGGGTCCGACACCCTGCTGCTGGGTGACACGAGGGCCGGGTACCTGGTGGTGCTGCTCGCCGGGGTGCCGCTCGTGGCCTGGGCCGTGCCGTCGCTCCTCGGGCTGCGCCACGCCCGCCGCGAGGACCTGCTCGACAGCGCGCTGGTGGCGGTGTCCGCCACGTTCTGGGCCTGGGAGATGCGCTTCCAGCCCCCGCCGGGCGAGACCTTCGAGCTTCCGTCGCTGGTACCCCTCGGGTTCGTCTGCTTCGTGTTCGCGGTGGCGACCCTGGCCCTGCTGACCGGCCGCGGCGGACACATCAACCGCGTGCGCTGGATGATGGCCCTCGGGTTCTCCCTGGAGGCCGTGGCGATCATCGTCTCTCCCGACAGCCTGACCGGGGGCGCCTACGCCGACGACGCGGCGGGGACAGGGCTCATGCTCGCCGGTGGCATCGCGCTCGTCGGGGTCGTGTGGGTCGCGGCGAGCGGATACCGACCCGCCGTCGACCGTGAACCGATGACCCTGCGCTGGTGGGCACCGATGGCGGCGACCATCTCCAGCTACGTCGTGCACACCGTCGTCAGGCGGTTCCGGCCGGAGGCTGGGCTCGACATCGTCGAGGTCGCCCTGGTCTTCGTGGCCGGACTGACGCTGATGACCCGCATCGTGGGCATGGTTCGCCACGAACGGTCGCTCAACATGCGCCTGGGGATGGACCGCGAACGGTTGCGCACACTGCTGCACGACGTCCAGGACCAGATCTTGATCGTGGACCGCGAGTTCGTGGTGACCCGTCATGTCGGACGGGCCGAGGACGACGGCCCGTCGGCGATCGTGGGCACGTGCCTGCTGGACACCGTCCACCCCGACGAAGTGGCGAGGATGCACGAGGGCATGGCCCGGGCGGCCCGACAGCCCGGCGTGTCGGAGACCCAGGAGCTGCGGCTTCGCTTCGGCGACGTGGTCCGGTGGATCGAGGGCACGATGGTCGACCGGTTCGACGATCCCACGGTCGGTGGGCTGGTCGTCACCTTCAGGGACATCACCGATCGTCGGCTGGCCCAGGAGGACCTGCGACGACGGGCGATGTACGACCAGCTCACGGGCCTGGCCAGCCGCGAGACGCTCCGGTCGATCGCTGCCGAGCAGCTCGAGACCGCCTCGGAGACCTGTCCGGTGTCGCTGCTGTACTGCGACCTGGACCGACTGAAGCTCGTGAACGACAGCCTCGGACATCACGTCGGGGACGAGGTGATCGCGGCCGTCGCCGACCGGTGGACTGCGCTGCTGCCGCCCCGCGCGACCCTCAGCCGCTTCGGCGGGGACGAGTTCGTCGTGTGCTATCCCCACGAACGGGGTCGCCTCGACGCGATGGAGTTCGCCGAGACGCTGCTGCGTGACCTCCGGCTGCCGCTGCAGATCGCTGACCACGAGATGACGGTGGGTGCCTCCATCGGCGTGACCACGCTCACCGTCGCCGGCGCCACGGTCGACGAGGCCCTACGGGACGCCGACGCGGCGATGTACGAAGCCAAGGCCGCGGGACGCAACCAGATCAAGGAGTTCGACCCGGCGATGCGCCGACGGGTGCTCGAGCGGCTGCACCTCGAGCAGGAGCTCAGGACGGCCCTGCGCACCGGGGGCGTCGAGGTCCACCTGCAGCCCATCGTCGAGCTGGCGACTGGGATCCCGGAGTCCTTCGAAGCCCTCGTGCGCTGGCGCACCGAGGAACGGGGATCGGTGCCGGCCCCGACCATCATCTCCCTCGCGGAGGAGACCGGGCTGATCATCCCGCTCGGCGAGCTGGTCCTGGACCTGGCGTGCGAGGCCATCGCGCGGATACGGCGCATGACCGGCGAATCCATCCGGGTGGCGGTGAACACCTCCGCCCTTCAGCTGCTGCGGCCCGACTTCGGTGACACGGTCCGCGCGACACTCGATCGCCACGGGCTGCCGGCCGACGCGCTGGTGCTGGAGGTCACCGAGAGCATCCTGCTCGACGAGGAGGGACTCGCAAGGGGGACCCTGCGGGACCTGCACATGCAGGGCGTCTCCATCAGCCTGGACGACTTCGGGACGGGCTACTCCTCGCTCAGCTACCTCGGGACCTTCCCGCTGGACCAGCTGAAGCTGGACAGGACCCTGGTGACGGGCACCGCCGCGACGGTGACGGGTGCCGCCGTGCTGGCCGGCATCATCCAGATCACCGAGAACCTCGGTCTGCCGGTCGTGGCGGAAGGACTCGAGAACCTCGCCGACGTGCGACGCCTCAGCCGACTGGGTGCCACGCTGGGTCAGGGGTGGCACTACGCACGTGCCATGGACCCCGACGAGGCCCTCGCCTGGGCGTTGACCAGGTGTGCGGATGGCACGCCTGCCGCGCCACGGCTGACCGTGTCGCCCGAACTCCGCTCCTGA
- a CDS encoding M14 family zinc carboxypeptidase codes for MAGTSILSGTGRIRSLALIAALAVLVALAPLATSTPAAVASPVADNPETYALCGRVFPDPQAYWANGLGEDTPHPGVGSPFAKGNAVCAARHYLGFEETIAGLRFMADELDVTRDFVDLIDLSRTDEFDDVLQEELGDGHSEGNGTELGGRDERPLYMVRVTAPENARLLGDAVAPVPMAERDHFAWALSIHGIERAGAEGGIRAIEDLATWASQEPERLLLETEGAEIATEGGRLARNLPVGEVMMRSVSYFVLPNPDGWTRGDVQEGSTAFQRFNGNGMDLNRDWPEIGYTDPSFTPWSESESRSIGRALQSVSDEWTGGIDLHGMVEANAFSYTLLGGSQRPYDENERIMEFVEQAWRDAETRLAWSPIIKPNDAPEQCVEFAGVLPNGDTHLPPGEQCDQRSYGVQYGTIWDTIEYTATGALGNWIDSPIGLDADGIDNEMMLSHLGNCGVGTCYVAEAEQLHVDGNKGLIYSMLNFELEPVDGRFDLDGTNVGYLVNPRRLVDPGVTVRPTPADAVDMPDIAGTTMTGTGDTVLAEFTVDNDGSELGPLDTQYYVAGISGSVRFQNVTHQSVHVGEVRVQRFDDATQRWVERPTYGSDGAVYRVAGDHSDWNYPADGRYRVIANTLQPMRIGYEVEISTAPVWDDPVQAAFDVSNMDFFTELEPYLARGTTLTAVDVDEVLSGERDLSDFDTVIAVDGAFLPGFVTDLDTYETYSQGLLDLPATTYTASDAQTMGARLADFARQGGNVVLTDDAVQAVAFMDIGLTLDDVAVEGVYAGHAVFSNGYDHPLAAGTNNPGAAEGAGGRRQTAEPLPIGYSIEDGEDNMPNWGITTQALAGVDGTVVTTTDGADDLASIAEIPVGAGVVRTFASVLTFPTTAYFHPHGLSSYGLTDHGYTLLDNLMTWQNDAQSTAPDLADDDITWMDSDVPTRVMVDGSNRLPEGFVIG; via the coding sequence ATGGCGGGCACATCCATCCTCTCCGGTACCGGGCGCATCCGGTCCCTGGCGCTCATCGCCGCGCTGGCGGTCCTCGTGGCCCTCGCGCCGTTGGCCACGTCGACCCCGGCGGCCGTCGCGAGCCCCGTGGCCGACAACCCCGAGACCTACGCCCTGTGCGGTCGGGTCTTCCCGGACCCGCAGGCGTACTGGGCCAACGGCCTCGGTGAGGACACCCCGCACCCGGGCGTCGGGTCGCCGTTCGCCAAGGGCAACGCCGTCTGCGCCGCCCGCCACTACCTCGGCTTCGAGGAGACCATCGCCGGCCTGCGGTTCATGGCCGACGAGCTCGACGTCACGCGTGACTTCGTCGACCTGATCGACCTGTCCCGCACCGACGAGTTCGACGACGTCCTGCAGGAGGAGCTCGGCGACGGGCACTCCGAGGGCAACGGCACCGAGCTGGGCGGCCGCGACGAACGGCCGCTGTACATGGTGCGGGTCACCGCGCCGGAGAACGCACGCCTGCTGGGCGATGCGGTCGCCCCGGTGCCGATGGCCGAGCGCGACCACTTCGCCTGGGCGCTGTCGATCCACGGCATCGAACGTGCGGGGGCCGAGGGGGGCATCCGGGCGATCGAGGACCTGGCCACGTGGGCCTCGCAGGAGCCCGAGCGGTTGCTGCTGGAGACCGAGGGCGCCGAGATCGCCACCGAGGGCGGCCGCCTGGCCCGCAACCTGCCGGTCGGCGAGGTCATGATGCGTTCGGTCAGCTACTTCGTCCTGCCCAACCCCGACGGGTGGACCCGTGGCGACGTGCAGGAGGGCAGCACCGCCTTCCAGCGCTTCAACGGCAACGGCATGGACCTCAACCGCGACTGGCCGGAGATCGGCTACACCGACCCGTCCTTCACCCCGTGGTCGGAGAGCGAGTCCCGCAGCATCGGTCGGGCCCTGCAGTCGGTCAGCGACGAGTGGACCGGCGGCATCGACCTGCACGGCATGGTCGAGGCCAACGCCTTCTCCTACACGCTGCTCGGTGGGTCGCAGCGACCCTACGACGAGAACGAACGGATCATGGAGTTCGTCGAGCAGGCGTGGCGCGACGCCGAGACCCGGCTGGCCTGGTCACCCATCATCAAGCCCAACGACGCCCCCGAGCAGTGCGTGGAGTTCGCCGGGGTCCTGCCCAACGGTGACACCCACCTGCCGCCGGGCGAGCAGTGCGACCAGCGCTCCTACGGCGTGCAGTACGGCACGATCTGGGACACGATCGAGTACACCGCCACCGGTGCGCTGGGCAACTGGATCGACTCGCCGATCGGCCTCGACGCCGACGGCATCGACAACGAGATGATGCTCTCTCACCTCGGCAACTGCGGTGTGGGCACCTGCTACGTGGCCGAAGCCGAGCAGCTGCACGTCGACGGCAACAAGGGCCTGATCTACTCGATGCTGAACTTCGAGCTCGAGCCGGTCGACGGCCGGTTCGACCTCGACGGCACCAACGTCGGCTACCTCGTCAACCCACGACGGCTGGTCGACCCCGGCGTGACGGTGCGGCCGACGCCCGCCGACGCCGTGGACATGCCCGACATCGCGGGCACGACGATGACGGGGACCGGAGACACCGTGCTGGCGGAGTTCACCGTCGACAACGACGGCAGCGAGCTCGGTCCGCTGGACACCCAGTACTACGTGGCCGGCATCTCCGGCAGCGTGCGGTTCCAGAACGTGACCCACCAGTCCGTCCACGTGGGCGAGGTGCGGGTCCAGCGCTTCGACGACGCCACCCAGCGCTGGGTCGAACGGCCGACCTACGGCTCCGACGGGGCGGTCTACCGCGTCGCCGGTGACCACTCCGACTGGAACTACCCGGCCGACGGCCGCTACCGCGTGATCGCCAACACCCTCCAGCCGATGCGGATCGGCTACGAGGTCGAGATCTCGACCGCACCGGTGTGGGACGACCCCGTCCAGGCGGCGTTCGACGTGTCCAACATGGACTTCTTCACCGAGCTGGAGCCCTACCTGGCCCGCGGGACGACCCTGACCGCGGTCGACGTCGACGAGGTCCTGTCGGGTGAGCGCGACCTGTCGGACTTCGACACCGTGATCGCGGTCGACGGGGCGTTCCTGCCCGGCTTCGTGACCGACCTCGACACCTACGAGACCTACAGCCAGGGGCTGCTGGACCTGCCGGCGACCACCTACACCGCCAGCGACGCCCAGACGATGGGTGCGCGCCTGGCCGACTTCGCCCGCCAGGGCGGCAACGTGGTGCTGACCGACGACGCCGTGCAGGCCGTGGCCTTCATGGACATCGGGCTGACGCTGGACGACGTGGCCGTCGAAGGGGTCTACGCCGGACACGCCGTGTTCTCCAACGGCTACGACCACCCGCTGGCGGCCGGGACCAACAACCCGGGTGCGGCCGAGGGTGCCGGCGGCCGGCGACAGACCGCCGAGCCCCTGCCCATCGGCTACTCCATCGAGGACGGCGAGGACAACATGCCGAACTGGGGCATCACGACCCAGGCCCTCGCGGGCGTGGACGGCACCGTGGTGACCACCACCGACGGTGCCGACGACCTGGCCTCGATCGCGGAGATCCCGGTCGGCGCAGGTGTCGTCAGGACGTTCGCGTCGGTGCTGACCTTCCCGACGACCGCCTACTTCCACCCCCACGGCCTGTCCAGCTACGGCCTGACCGACCACGGGTACACCCTCCTGGACAACCTGATGACATGGCAGAACGACGCCCAGTCCACGGCCCCCGACCTGGCCGACGACGACATCACCTGGATGGACTCCGACGTCCCCACACGGGTCATGGTCGACGGATCCAACCGGCTCCCGGAGGGCTTCGTCATCGGCTGA